Below is a genomic region from Salvelinus sp. IW2-2015 linkage group LG18, ASM291031v2, whole genome shotgun sequence.
NNNNNNNNNNNNNNNNNNNNNNNNNNNNNNNNNNNNNNNNNNNNNNNNNNNNNNNNNNNNNNNNNNNNNNNNNNNNNNNNNNNNNNNNNNNNNNNNNNNNNNNNNNNNNNNNNNNNNNNNNNNNNNNNNNNNNNNNNNNNNNNNNNNNNNNNNNNNNNNNNNNNNNNNNNNNNNNNNNNNNNNNNNNNNNNNNNNNNNNNNNNNNNNNNNNNNNNNNNNNNNNNNNNNNNNNNNNNNNNNNNNNNNNNNNNNNNNNNNNNNNNNNNNNNNNNNNNNNNNNNNNNNNNNNNNNNNNNNNNNNNNNNNNNNNNNNNNNNNNNNNNNNNNNNNNNNNNNNNNNNNNNNNNNNNNNNNNNNNNNNNNNNNNNNNNNNNNNNNNNNNNNNNNNNNNNNNNNNNNNNNNNNNNNNNNNNNNNNNNNNNNNNNNNNNNNNNNNNNNNNNNNNNNNNNNNNNNNNNNNNNNNNNNNNNNNNNNNNNNNNNNNNNNNNNNNNNNNNNNNNNNNNNNNNNNNNNNNNNNNNNNNNNNNNNNNNNNNNNNNNNNNNNNNNNNNNNNNNNNNNNNNNNNNNNNNNNNNNNNNNNNNNNNNNNNNNNNNNNNNNNNNNNNNNNNNNNNNNNNNNNNNNNNNNNNNNNNNNNNNNNNNNNNNNNNNNNNNNNNNNNNNNNNNNNNNNNNNNNNNNNNNNNNNNNNNNNNNNNNNNNNNNNNNNNNNNNNNNNNNNNNNNNNNNNNNNNNNNNNNNNNNNNNNNNNNNNNNNNNNNNNNNNNNNNNNNNNNNNNNNNNNNNNNNNNNNNNNNNNNNNNNNNNNNNNNNNNNNNNNNNNNNNNNNNNNNNNNNNNNNNNNNNNNNNNNattaaaaatcctacaatgtgattttctggattttttttctcattttgtctgtcatagttgaagtgtacctatgatgaaaattacaggcctctctcatctttttaagtgggagaacttgcacaattggtggctgactaaatacttttttgccccactgtacatgcttGGCTACCACCTTTRAACATTGGCCGCCAGGATTAGCTATTTGTAACTATTCTCTTAATAATTGCAGAACGGTGCAAGATAGAAACATGTTCATTATAGTTATACTGAGAGGTGATGTAACTAGATTCCTCCAGAAACATACAGGGCCTGTTTTTATTCACATTATATTGGAGTCAGATTGATGAATGTAGTTTATTATATTCAACATCATTTTCTTTTAACCATGTGTCTGTATCATCATATCCATTCTCTTTCCTCTACAGTGGCATTGAATTGAGGGTCTCCTCCCTGAACGAATCACACATTGACTTAGTTCGATGGGGAMGAGCAGGGCTACAGGAACATTAAACCCATCAGTCACTTACTTGCATTTCCCCaaataatggttaaggttagtacACCCCGGAGCATGTAACATCTACACAGGTCTCACCTGAACCGTACCAAGGGGTGCTTTATATGTTCCCCCTGGGAAACAATTACCAAAGCTGTGGTTCCTATCCTGCTCTAGSTATGTTGTCAATAGGAACAGAGGACAGGGCCTGGCCAAAGCCCTGGTCAGCAGCATGTCCAGGAGACTCTATTCTCAGGGCTTCCCAGTGTACTGCTTCGTTGAGGAGGAGAATACACTGTCCTACACTTCACCAACCTGGGCTTTACTGAGGACCCTCAATACAGGGCTGCAGGGTACCAGTTCAATTATTAGTGTTAGCCAGGGGCTGTTCGGTCATTGGGCTTCTCGATTATAAATGTGAATTGTAATCTACGCGAATAACCATATTTGTTACGCTATCCATGTCTATTCATGTTGGGAccaaataaaacatgtttatatttgttttaatcAGAAGCCTATTCATTTCATAAAACGTGCTTTTTTGTTGTCCTGTCTACTTTTCTTGAATGGCAGGCTATGCAACCATGATTTAACCAACAAACATAAATTTTAATTGTATTGAGTCATGGACATGTCTGTAGTCTTGTATTAAGAAGCCAAGACAAGATCTATCTTAGTGACTTGCCAAGCAGAAGTCATCACTGACagttaaccagtggtgtaaagtgcttaataagtaaaaatacttttaagttctgcttaagtagttttttgggtatcaatactttactatttatatttttgacaactttacttcactacattcctaaacaaaatatgtagtttttactccatacattttccctgaaccCAGAAGTAtccattacattttgaatgcttagcaggacaggaaaattgtctaattcacacacttaatcaagagaacatccctggtcttccctTCTGCCTTGATCTGGCGagctcactaaacacatgcattgtttgtaaatgtgttggattgtgcccctggctatctgtaattaaCACAAAATAGAAATGCTGTTgcgttaatataaggaatttgaaatgatttcacttttgatacttcaaatatattttatcaattacatttactttgataggTATATTAGGTATATTTAAAACGAAATACTTTCCTGATGTGGTGTTTTAttggagtcattttctattaaggtatctttatcttactcaagtatgacaaatgggtacttttcccaccagtTAAACACATCAGTACGCCGCAGTTATTCAACACTGCTGTAGAGACTGGAATGAGAAAACGGTTCTCAAATGCTTCAACATTTTCCTGCAAATGTCAATTCACGAATATAACCTAGCCTGTACACAACCACTTGCTTAAACTAATTCTATAATATATTTAGCAATAAGGCCCCAGTGGGTGTATACCACAGCTAAGAGCTGTTTTTACGCACGACGCAATGAGGATTGCCTGGGTTCAGCCCTTAGCTGTGCTTTGTGCagttggaatgtattcagaccagactttttccacattttgttacgttacagccttattctaaaattgattacaccccccccctctcaatcattacacaataccccatattggacaaggcaaaaacaggtttagacatttttgcaaaaaacatgaaaatatcatatttacataagtattcagatcctttactcagtactttgttgaagcccttggcagcgattactggctcaagtcttcttgggtatgatgatccaagcttggcacacctgtatttagggagctTCTACCATTTTCTATGCAGATACAcacaagctctgccaggttggatggtgatcgttgctgcacagctatttccaggtctctccagagatgttcgatctggttcagaTACTGTGTTGTGGTCTGTGCTTGGTCGTTGTGTTGAAGGTGAACCTGCCCCCCCCCGAGGCCCCCATACTGGCCCATTTTTTCTTCGAGGCCCCATTAGCCAGATAATGATAATTTTTCACAACATAAAAAAAGTTTGACAGGCCACTGCTAGAAAAAAGACCAGCCCATCTGTCTTATTACATTTATCTGTCACGTCCTGTTTTCTGTGGGYTCTGTGACTCATTGGGCGTGTGACTGGCAGTTGTATTTCTCAACTTTGGACACAGTCATGTGAAAAGAACACATCTAGAACTTACTTTGTAAAGGAGAGGTTTGGGCATATGGCAACAAAATAAAGCAAATAACCACATGTAAATGTTCcaaaatatttctttatttagTTAACTGTTGcatcaaaaaaaatgttttacccccttttcttcccaattttcatggtatccaatcgctagtaattactatcttgtctcatcgctacaactcccgtacgggctcaggagagacgtaCGGGAGTAcgcacagcgcgcctccaacccggaagccagccgcaccaatgtgtcggaggaaacaccgtgcacctggcccccttggttagcgMgcacccagagactctggtggcacagctagcgctgcgatgcagtgccctagaccactgcgccacccgggaggccccctgtTGCATCATTTTAATACTACATTCTCAAGACAGCAATGTGTGCATTAAGTGCTTATATTAGTGTGGGGATACAATACGTTTGAAAATCTTTTATTAGTGGGATTCTAAGAATACATCCTAGACAAGGAGGTTGAACTGCATTGGTAAGACTAACAAATAACACTAGTACTAGATAATACTAGTTATTGGGTAGACTAGACATTGATTGAAGTTCTCTTCATTGGGTCTTAACTATTGCACTCGTTCTTGACCATCTGGATATCGCTCWGCCAGGGGCGGCTCCACACCTCRAAGGTGCACTTGTAGGGCTGAGGAGACAGAAAKCAACATGAGTTGGCATAGTAACACAACCTTTCAGCAAGCAGAACACTTGACAATGGacttgttcgacattgcagccgactgcctgatctacaaatcaacttgcgtcataaataactactcattatttgtagatcagtcacaatttacacacaatatatCAGTTTTTATGGTCTTGAACATGGCCAAAGGCTGCACACACAGCCTCAATTCGTAGGGCATGGactgaatgaagtggatttaacaagtgacatcagttagggaacatagctttcacctggtcagtctgtcatggaaagagcaggtgttcttaatMttttgtatactcagtgtatagcaaTAACAACTGAACTGAGCAATTTTAAGTAGTTTATCAACYGTTGTCTAAATTCTTAGTTACCAATGTGCTATGACTGTTTGCAACATGTTATAAARAATCTATGGACCAGTCATAAGCCGGACATATAGGAAGCTCTGATAACCGACTGGCACTTAGGCTGAGGACAAACCGATCTGGGAACAGGCTAGTCTAGGCCCTAGTGGTCCTTACCGCAGCCATCTGTGTGTCCTTGTGCACGGMGCAGACCTTCTCAACACCTCCCTTCCTGCATGGGGTCCTGGCCATCTGCACTGTGAAGATGTACTTCATCCCAGATACCACCTGTAGGCAAGAGGGTGGGTTACATAAACAATCTTTTTAATCATGGCCATCATTTTTTGGGATCATATCATTCACATATACAGAAATCACATCTGCTTTCAAAGCAATTTTGAAAGTTTTATTGATTGTCCACGTCATGTTAGATTAGGCCAGGGTGGCATTCtgtttctgctcttttgccaAATCCGGGCAGAACTGTAATGCAAAACACAGTACAGTAAAGCAKAAACAGATTGGCACTCTGACTATCTTAGGCTATGAGGTTAACTAACAGAGGTGATAAACAGCKTTTTGGCCTAATCCTAGATTGGTTCTTCTCCCTATCATGCACGGATGATAAATAATTGAACAGGAAAAAACAGAATCCAATCCATGATCCACCCCTTCCGCATTCTATGCTGTGTTCTCAAATCAGCGCAGATGCTCGCCTGGTTTAGAAATGAATAGTCCTCTGCATAATGGCAAATGTGCACTGATCCAGAGGGGTTGGGAAATTGCCAtataaacacagacaatcatTGAGCTTTCAATGTGGTGGTACTCTTGTGTTAATCTGATGAACTTCCTGACAATAAGACCCATTCCCATTTTCAGTCatatagcagatgctcttatccttaGCGACTTAGTTCAATTACTAGGCTCATTTCACCTGAGGAATGAAACACGAGCAAACACAATAAGCATGGACAGGCGCCAGAGGTCTTTTGGGCGTCTATGTTTGGTTAAGATTTGGTCCTGCCTAGACTGGCCTTGTTTGtcccaatcatagacatctatgtttcacagcacagtacagtacagaagagCGCAGCACAGRACAGTAGAGAAAATGAGGTACAGTAGAATGTACCatattgtactctactgaattaaactatattgtactgtactctgaaTAGTactgttcaaacttgtgaaacagccTTGACGTCTATGATtctttcagatttggtctgggcCGGACTGACCAAATTGGTACTTGTTTGTTGGCGACTTGTATTAGAATAATACGCAGCATGCCTTgttcgtttaaaaaaaacatttaggtcGTTCagcttatccagaacgacttacagtcagtgcattcaactaaggtagatataCAAAAATATATCAGTCATAACAATAAACAGTTATATTATAACCGTTACTATGAATGTTATTGTAGTTGGTTTATTCTTTTGAACATCGCTGACATCTTTAAAGCTATTTTAAAAAGTTAACATAGTCCATGTGACAGATTGGGTGGAATGtatttatataataaatatgGCATACATCCATAAAATGTTaaatgacgagacagagacaTTCATGCGAGTAACCAGCGTTGTTCTGTACATCACAACACACCCGGGTATCTCAAGCACCCCGGTATAAATACATGAGTTGCAGTAATgaacatttaccaacagatggcatCACTGTGTCATCTTACACCCATAACACAAGACATCCATAAAAGACCCATTTTGAACATACATAAAtgagaaaatacgtattttctacGTCATTTTGCTCACTGGGTAGACTACACAAACTCAAAATTATCTTGTCGTGAACTAATAAATGGAAAAGGATCTGACCTGTTTCTGTGCATTGACAACCTTGGACACCTGCCTGACAAACATGTCGTTTGTTTTCTTGTTGTGTTCGACCACCGCGAACTGCAGGGCGTCTCTCGTTCCTTGGTCGTTCATATTTGCTGCACGGGGCCTCCGATCAAACCGGCGCTCGCCACGGTAAAGGCCACCGCGAGCAAAGGAACGACGATCTTCCATTCCATGATCATTTTCCCgttttgatatattttttaatcgtGACTCCAAtcgtaacaaacaaacaaatcctTGTCTCAGACGACTCTTATGCTGTTATATAAACACGGCGACGTCACTGTCTGCTTGCTGAGAGTGGGGCTTGATCTTGATTCCACCAATCACTTCACCCAAAACCtaaagaggaggaccaaagttTCACGCATTAAAGTGCGTTTGTTTTGCAgaacggctctttaaaaaaataaaccaggcaagtcagttaagacaaattcttatttacaattacggcttaggaacagtgggttaactgccttgttctggggcagaatTACACatttttagcttgtcagctcggggatttgatctagtaacctttcggttactgtctcAACACTTACCTGCCGACTGGCTTACCCAGTCTTGTTTGCCTGGTTGTACAGCGAAATACATAATTGAAAAATTCTATTATGAAATGTCACGAGACCCTGCTCACCAATGGATTTGTAAAAAAACGAAATTTCATATATGGCCCTGaagcaaaatttgatttgatttgcatattcttggtaccatttgaaaggaaacactttgaagtttgtggaaatgtgaaagagaTGTAACCTCAAACTCATATTGTACAGATGAAGAATTTTGCAAGCGATatacaaataaactcagcaaaaaaaaagcgtcctctcactgtcgactgcgtttatttcagcaaacttacatgtgtaaatatttgtatgaacataacaagattcaacaactgagacataaactgaacaagttccacagcatgtgactaaaataaattgaataatgtgtccctgaacaaaggggggagtcaaaatcaaaagtaacagtcagtatctggtatggccaccaactgcattaagtactgcagtgcatctcccctcatggactgcaccagatgtgccaattcttgctgtgagtGTCCCCACTCTtccccaaggcacctgcaagttccaggacatttctgggggaatggccctagccctcaccctccgtccaacaggtcccagacgtgctcaatgggatgagatccgggctcttcactggccatggcagaacactgacactcctgtcttgcaggaaatcgtGCACAGAACGAgccgtatggctggtggcattgtcatgctggagggtcatgtcaggatgagcctgcaggaaggttatacatgagggaggaggatgccttccttgtaacgcatagcgttggattgcctgcaatgacacaagctcagtccgattgatgctgtgacacaccgccccagacatgacggacccttcacctccaactcaatcccgcgccaaagtacaggcctcggtgtaacactcattccttcgacgataaatgcgaatccgaccagagacaaaaccgtgactcgtcagtgaagtgcactttttgccagtcctgttggtccagcgatggtggtttgtgccccataggcaacgttgtagTCGGTGATGTCTGGTTAGGACCTGCCTTACACCAGGCCTACAaatctcagtccagcctctctcacccTATTGCGaacaatctgagcactgatggagggattgtgcattccggATGTAACTCGGCAAGttgtttgttgccatcctgttcctgtccgcaggtgtgatgtttcggatgtaccgatcctgtgcaggtgttgttacacatggtctgcccctgcgaggacaatcagctgtccgtcctgtctccctgtagtgctgtcttaggcgtctcgcgGTACGGatgttgcaatttattgccctggccacatctgcagtcctcatgcctccttgcagcatgcctaaggcaattCACACAGATgaccagggaccctgggcatctttcttttggtgtttttcagagtcagtagaaaggcctctttagtgtcctaagttttcataactgtgacctaatttcataccatctgtaagctgttagtgtcttaacgaccgttccacaggtgcatgttcattaattgtttatggttcattgaacaagcatgggaaacagtgtttaaaccctttacaatgaagagctgtgaaattatttggatttttacgaattatctttgaaagacacgcGTCCTGAAATAGGGATgctttcttttttgctgagtttaggagaatataacacaatagatctggtaaaagataaataCGAAGAAAAAACAACCCttcttttttgtaccatcatctttgaaatgcaagagaaaggcctaatgtattattccagccccagctacaatttagactttggccactagatggcagcagtgtatctgcaaagttttagactgatccaatgaaccattctATTTCGTTAAAAATGGTANAGTGCTGAGTacaaacttaaacatgaactcactcgtaGAAACAGCAGCTCTCTGTTGTATTCGTTGAGAGTCTctatctagtcatggttttatACGTTTTGatatctcacagtatcaactttgctttagatttcttttacgcctgctatgttaCTGCAGACATGGTAATCTGAGCCGTTCGATTGGCCAGTGATAGGCCTATAGTGTATTTGATTTGCTCTCCGGACctgccgggaaggcagagtttgtaccttcagacacatgaaatgggaacactttgcctacccggcgcacagggcagctgaatcgggtgcacctacaGCCAACAGCgtgataataaatatataaaaataggaacgcaaggctttatcgttgttttttTATACAGAAATGTTTGTAGATCGACTaagaatgccttggagatcaacCAGTTGATTGCAAtcaaccggttggtgaccactgccctatagagtaccacagtatgagtcatagtacccataaaacctagcagtcaaacaattTAATAGTTTTTCCACCTTAAATttttccataggggattttaaaaacacaaaataagggctgtgtttcgtgtcggcttaccctggtgtgacgttttgataactgtgtaaatctctctaggacaaggtgatttttatcaatatattcacttGTATTTACCCCTAAAAAATTTAATTCTAATTAGCTGCAAATgcgctatcataaagaactacaaatgccatgatgatatGGACGAGACTGACGaattgaggcaaaggtaagaatctctggattaactatctaatgttagctaaatttagtgatgaataaattggcaacatttctttaaattgaatATTCTTTGAaatgtcttgtgcaagttttcaATTGACACAATAGCTGTTAGCAAagatgtcagctagagatgacgtgcaggagcttgcagggatttgtagtcttgcataaTGTCTACTTTGATGTTAATGAGTGTTTTTTCAAatcagagtaaatagagccgaatatattgttAAAAGTCCCCTTGTCCgggagagatttacacggttatcaaaacgtcacgctagggtaagcctacacaaaacacagcccctattttaagtgtttctaaaattccctatgggaaaaatgaatgatggaaaacgattggaaccatttcactGTTTGATCGTTAGGTTTCATGGGTATTATAGACTTAGGCCGTGGGGCTCTATACAATTCAAGTTTTAAAATATTtagatacagtattataatatatttttcaaacCACTAACACAATTATCCAATGGTgattcatttatatttttatttgcgAGGAATTTCTCATTTTACAAACAATTTTGTTATCATTAGAAATGTACACTGAAGACATTTGACACTTACAGCTCAAATAACTCCTTAATTTAATGTTTGCAACACCAAATATTAATGGGTCCAAAAAAGAAGGGTAAGAGTTAAGTAATTTAATATTATAGTTATACAATTAttgggcgtcaggtagcctaagtggttagagcgttggactagtaaaccgaaaggtgcaagtttgaatcccgaggcttgacaaggtaaaaatctgttcttctgcccctgaacaagcagtttttcctaggccgtcacttgaaaattaagaatttgttctaactgacttcctagttaaattaaattatGTTAAATAATGGCCTTTACACATCTCGGTCTTTTGAACCCATAGTATATAAAATAATGATAACTAAATAAGCCTACACTATGATTATCGGCATTATTAATAGCTTTACGGATTAGTGGCTGtttatacatttctatttacGGGTATTCAATCTTACCTATGACACGATCAtcaaactagattcagccgcgggccgacTTTTTCTTGAGCGATGGTCAGGAGGCCGAGGACATAATTACAAATATTGTAGACTGGCAAATTGACTGCCAAGAAAGGCCTAAACAGATATATTTGGCTAAAACTTAAGCAATTCCAAActtttgcttacatttgtataactCACATATATCTCTGTATTAATTGCGTGGGAATTAATTTGAACAGATTACTAAATTAAAATACTTGGATCATTGGAATGCTGTGTTTTGACAGTCTTTTCTGTCCCAAAAAATAATAAAGTCACCCATGCGCCCCAGTTTGAGGAACCCTGCCCCTACAAAGGTATGGAAGCCTGCTAGGTTTTAACCTGATAATTAATTTGCAATCACCTGTGTCTCAGGCCTAAATCAGCCCCTGATAAGGAACAATGAAAATCGCACAAGGCAGTGGAAACTGCATCGAGGTCCGAGTTGAGTTTGAGGAATAAACATTATGACAGGCATGCTAATGCAACCTTACCTGGTGACCTTTAACCTtttctgtaggttttcgctccaaccccaggtTGCAACTAAACCTGATTAAATTTTTAATCAACAACCAGTTTATTTCTAATC
It encodes:
- the LOC111978541 gene encoding LOW QUALITY PROTEIN: cystatin-like (The sequence of the model RefSeq protein was modified relative to this genomic sequence to represent the inferred CDS: inserted 1 base in 1 codon); protein product: MIMEWKIVVPLLAVAFTVASAGLIGGPVXANMNDQGTRDALQFAVVEHNKKTNDMFVRQVSKVVNAQKQVVSGMKYIFTVQMARTPCRKGGVEKVCXVHKDTQMAAPYKCTFEVWSRPWXSDIQMVKNECNS